Part of the Georgenia sp. TF02-10 genome, GAGAACGTGCTCGAGGTCCTGGTCGACAACTCCCAGGAGCCGAACAGCCGCTGGTACACCGGCAGCGGCATCTACCGCCCGGTGCACCTGCTCGTCGGGCCGCCGGTGCACGTCGCGCCGTCGTGGCCGCGGATCTCGACGGTGTCGGCCGACGCGTCCTCGGCGACCGTCGAGGTACGTACCGTGGTGGCGAACGACGGCGCCGTCGACCGTGACGTCGTCGTGTCGGCCGTGCTGACCGGCCCCGCCGGGAACCAGGTACCCGCTGAGGGAGTCGGCGTGACCGTGCCGGCCGGCGCATCGGTGACCGTCATGCAGACCGTCACCATCCCGGATCCCGCCCGCTGGTCTCCCGAGACGCCCGCGCTGTACGACGCCGAGGTCACTGTCGCGGCGGGGGACGGATCGGCCGACACGGGGGACGGGACGGCCGACACCGGGGACGCCGGTACCGACGCGCGGGACGCCGCGGCCGACGCGGGGCACCCCGGGGCCGACGTGGCGACGGCGCGCTTCGGCATCCGCACCCTCGCCGTCGACGCTCGCCAGGGGCTGCGGGTCAACGGGCGCCCGGTGAAGCTGCGCGGCGCGGCGGTCCACCACGACCACGGCGTCATCGGCGCTCATACGCTGCCGGCGGCGGAGCACCGGCGCGTGCGCCTGCTCAAGGAGGCGGGGTTCAACGCGATCCGCAGCGCCCACAACCCGGCCTCTCGCGCGCTCCTCGATGCGTGCGACGAGCTCGGCATGCTGGTGATGGACGAGCTGACCGACGTGTGGACTCGGCCGAAGACGAACTGGGACTACTCGCTCGACTTCCCGCAGTGGTGGGAGCGGGATCTCGAGTCGATGATCGAGAAGGACGCGCACCACCCGTGCGTCGTCATGTACTCGATCGGCAACGAGATCGGCGAGACCGCCACCGCGCAGGGCGTCGCGCTCGGCGGGCGGATGGCGGCCCGGACGCGGGAGCTGGATCCCACCCGTCCCGTGGTCAGCTGCATCAACGCGTTCCTCAACCTCGCCGCCGCCTCCGACGAGGCCAAGGTGCAGCGGAAGGCGGCGAAGGCCCGGGCTGCCGGCCGCCAGGAGGCGAACAAGAACCTCGTCCTGCTGCTGAACCTGTTCATGGCCGTCATGTCCAAGGCCATGAAGCTCGTGCTCACCAAGCCCATCGTCGACAAGAAGACCCGGGACGCCTACGCCGCCGTCGACATCGCCGGCTACAACTACATGGCCGCCCGGTTCCGGACGGACCACCGGCTGCACCCCGACCGGGTCATGGTCGGCAGCGAGGACCCGGCCACGCAGACGGTCGCGATCTGGCACGACATCGCCGACCAGCCGCACGTCATCGGCGACTTCGTGTGGACCGGGTGGGACTACCTCGGCGAGGGCGCGCTCGCCGCCGCCCGGTACAACGACCGGCCCCGGCTCTACCTGCCCTACCCGGCGCTGGCCGCCGGCACGCCGAACATCGACATCACCGGCGTGCGGCAGACGCAGTCCTTCCTCAACGAGATCGCGTGGGGGCTGCGGACCGACCCGTACCTCGCCGTCCGTCCGGTGAACCACGCCGGCGACACGCTGGTCGCGTCGAGCTGGCGGTCGACGGACTCGATCCGCAGCTGGAGCTGGGAGGGGCACGAGGGCCGCACCGCCGTCGTGGAGGTGTACGGGCCCCGGGGAGAGGTTGAGCTGCGCCTCGACGGCGCGACCGTCGGCCGCGCCGCGGTCGGCCCCGAGACGGGTCACCTGGCGACGTTCGAGGTGCCGTACGCACCGGGCGAGCTCACGGCGGTCCTGTCCTCCGACGGCGCCGAGATCGGCCGCGACACGCTCCGCAGCGCCGGCACGACGTCGCTGCGGCTCACTCTGCTCGCCGAGGAGCACGCGCTCCGGGCCGACGGCGACGACCTCGCCCACGTGCACATCGAGCTGACCGACGCCGACGGCGTCCTCCGCCCGCTCGCCGACCGCCCCGTTACGCTCCGGGTCGACGGCGCGGCGCAGCTCCTCGGCTTCGGCACCGGCGAGCCGATCACGACCGAGGGCTTCGACTCGCCGACCCGCACCACCTACTACGGCCGGGCGCTCGCCGTGCTGCGCGCCGGGCGGGAGCCGGGCCGGGTCACCGTGACTGCGACGGCGGACGGGTGCGACCCGGGCCGGGTCGAGCTGGCGGTGGAATGACCGGGGCGCGGCGTCGCTCGCGCCGGGAGCAGGAGTGCGGGCATCGCCGTGACCGGAGGTCCGCGCGGCGGCGGTCGTCCTACCGCTTGGCGGGGCGACCGCCGCCCGCCAACCGCGTCTCGACGCCGGCGACGATGAGGTCGAGCGCGTACTCGAACTGCTCGACCGTCTCGGGGGCCCAGTGCTCGATCGCGGCTCGGGCGTTCGCCAGCTTCCCCGGCGCCGTCTCGGTCAGCGCGCGCAGCAGCTCCGTCTTCTGCGGGTGCACGCGGCCGTCCGCCGTCACGACGGCCTCACGGGCGGAGGAGAAGGCGATCATGTTGGCGGCCGTGATGGTGCGCGTCGCCTCCGCGGCGGACAGGCCGGCCTCGACCAGACGGGCCTGGACGTCGTCGACCAGGGCGAGCGCCCGCGTCGCAGTGCCGGTCGGGAGGCGGAAGTACGCGCTCTGCGACCCGCCGAGCACCAGGGCCTCGCGCAGGCGGCGGACGACGGTCCGCAGCGCTTCGCGCCAGTCGGCGTCGGCGGGAACTGCGGTGCTGGCGAGGTGCGCGTCGACGACCTCGGCGGCGACGAGCTCGCGCAGGGTCTCGCGGTCGGAGACGTGGTAGTTCACCGCCGACGGGTCGACCCCGAGCTCGGCCGCGACGGCCTTCATGGTCAGCGCGGACGGGTCCATGGTCTTCGCCACGTCGACGATCCGCTCGCGGGTGATGCGCGGGGGCCGGCCGCGGCGCGTGCGGCGCGGCGCCGGCTGGGCGACCGGGTCCTCCGCCTCGAACACCCCTCCACCGTAATCGTTCGGGTCGATGGTGCTGGTGCCCGGTCCAGCCTTCGTTTGCGTCCTGCCTACGCCTCCCCCACCCGGTGGCTGGGTGGCGGCGCACCTTCCGGGAAGAGCCAGCCGAGGGCCGCGAGGGTCTTGTCCGCGTAGACGTGCCGGCCGGTCCGAAGCCCGCAAGCGAGGTCCTCCAGCGCACGGCACCGGGCGTAGAGGGTGACCCGCTCGAGGAGCTGGGTCGTGGCCCGGTGCCGGCCGTAGGTGCTCAGGGCGGCGTCGAGGCCGCGTGGGCCGAGGTCGCGGTAGATCGGGGCGAGGTCGGCGGCCGGGTCGGCGAGCGCGGCGTCGGTCCAGTCGATGACGCCGGTGACTTGCCCGGTGGCCGGGTCGAGGAGGCGTGCTCAATCCCCAGGTCGTTGTGGCACAGCGCCCGGTCCTGGGCGGGGGCCGGTGGGGCGGTGCTGAGGAACGCCCGAACGTGGTCTTGGGTGGGCCCGAGGTGGTCGGCGACGGCGCTGTAGGACTGCTGTGCCTCCGCCAGCCAGTCGGCTGGTGCGGTGTCGTCGGCGTCGACGAGCGCGGCCCATCGCTCGATCAGCTGGGTGTGGAGGGCGGCGAGCAGGGTGCCCAGCGCGACCCCGACCGACACCGCGTGGGCGGCCGGGTCGGGGTCCTCGAGCAGCGGGCGGCCGGGGAGCTTGCGGTAGGCGAGGCAGCCGGCATCGCCGTCGACGAGCACAGGCATCGGCACGGGGAGCGGCGCGACCGCGGCGACGGCGTGCAGGAGATCGGCCTCGCGCACCACCTGCGCCACGGGGCCCGTGCCGGTCAGGCGCACGACGAGGTCGCCGTCGACCTCGTAGGCGGCATGGCCCAGCCCGTCCCCAAGGAGCCGGACCGACCGGGCGGGGTACCCGTGCCTGGCGAGCAGCCGCCGGACCGCCGAAAGCTCAGCGCTCACGTGGTCCCCCTCGGGGCGATCAGCGCTCGCAGGTCCCTCGCCAGGGTGGTCAGCGCTCACGTCGTCCCTCGCCGGAGCGGCCGGACGTCGAGACGGCGGGGACCCGGTCGGACGCCGGGTGCCCAGGCGGCCGGCTCGGCCTCGTCCTGGTCATGGTCATGGTCATGGTCATGGTCATGGTCATGGTCATGGTCATGGTCATCGGAAGGTTGGCTG contains:
- a CDS encoding glycoside hydrolase family 2 TIM barrel-domain containing protein gives rise to the protein MHRIRFTDDWYVATETPGRERPASGPVRLPHDAMLLEPRDPDCANGANTGYYPGGIYRYTKRFDAPGDWRGQVVLAEFEGVYQRSRVTLNGVPVGRRPSGYAEFRVPLTEALRFDEENVLEVLVDNSQEPNSRWYTGSGIYRPVHLLVGPPVHVAPSWPRISTVSADASSATVEVRTVVANDGAVDRDVVVSAVLTGPAGNQVPAEGVGVTVPAGASVTVMQTVTIPDPARWSPETPALYDAEVTVAAGDGSADTGDGTADTGDAGTDARDAAADAGHPGADVATARFGIRTLAVDARQGLRVNGRPVKLRGAAVHHDHGVIGAHTLPAAEHRRVRLLKEAGFNAIRSAHNPASRALLDACDELGMLVMDELTDVWTRPKTNWDYSLDFPQWWERDLESMIEKDAHHPCVVMYSIGNEIGETATAQGVALGGRMAARTRELDPTRPVVSCINAFLNLAAASDEAKVQRKAAKARAAGRQEANKNLVLLLNLFMAVMSKAMKLVLTKPIVDKKTRDAYAAVDIAGYNYMAARFRTDHRLHPDRVMVGSEDPATQTVAIWHDIADQPHVIGDFVWTGWDYLGEGALAAARYNDRPRLYLPYPALAAGTPNIDITGVRQTQSFLNEIAWGLRTDPYLAVRPVNHAGDTLVASSWRSTDSIRSWSWEGHEGRTAVVEVYGPRGEVELRLDGATVGRAAVGPETGHLATFEVPYAPGELTAVLSSDGAEIGRDTLRSAGTTSLRLTLLAEEHALRADGDDLAHVHIELTDADGVLRPLADRPVTLRVDGAAQLLGFGTGEPITTEGFDSPTRTTYYGRALAVLRAGREPGRVTVTATADGCDPGRVELAVE
- a CDS encoding TetR/AcrR family transcriptional regulator C-terminal domain-containing protein, whose amino-acid sequence is MFEAEDPVAQPAPRRTRRGRPPRITRERIVDVAKTMDPSALTMKAVAAELGVDPSAVNYHVSDRETLRELVAAEVVDAHLASTAVPADADWREALRTVVRRLREALVLGGSQSAYFRLPTGTATRALALVDDVQARLVEAGLSAAEATRTITAANMIAFSSAREAVVTADGRVHPQKTELLRALTETAPGKLANARAAIEHWAPETVEQFEYALDLIVAGVETRLAGGGRPAKR
- a CDS encoding phosphotransferase family protein; the encoded protein is MSAELSAVRRLLARHGYPARSVRLLGDGLGHAAYEVDGDLVVRLTGTGPVAQVVREADLLHAVAAVAPLPVPMPVLVDGDAGCLAYRKLPGRPLLEDPDPAAHAVSVGVALGTLLAALHTQLIERWAALVDADDTAPADWLAEAQQSYSAVADHLGPTQDHVRAFLSTAPPAPAQDRALCHNDLGIEHASSTRPPGKSPASSTGPTPRSPTRPPTSPRSTATSAHAASTPP